TCAAGAACTCAAAAACTCAAGAACTCAAAAACTTAAGAACTCAAAAACTTAAAAACTCAAAACTCAATATCTATGTTCTCAGGAATAGTAGAAGAATGTGCCAAAGTAGTCAAGATAGTCAAAGAACAGGAAAACCTGCATCTGACCTTGACGTGTTCGTTTGTAAATGAACTGAAAATAGACCAAAGCGTGTCGCACAACGGTGTGTGCCTCACCGTGGTTCACATCGAAAACAATACGTACACCGTTACCGCCATGAAAGAAACCATCGAACGCTCGAATATCGGGCTGCTGAAAGAAGGCGATGAAGTGAACGTAGAACGGAGCATGCTGATGAACGGCAGGCTGGACGGACATATCGTGCAGGGACATGTAGACCAGATTGCTGTATGCACGGCTATTGACGATGCCGACGGAAGCTGGTATTTCACGTTCAAGTATGATTTCCAACCCGAAATGGCGAAACGCGGATACTTTACCGTAGACAAAGGCTCGGTAACCGTCAACGGGGTGAGCCTGACCGTATGTAACCCGACGCAAGACTCGTTCCAAGTAGCGATTATCCCTTATACCTTCGAACATACTAATTTCCACACGCTGCACATAGGAAGCGTGGTAAATCTGGAGTTTGACATCATCGGCAAATACCTGAGCCGCATGATGCAGCTGGTGGGATAAAACACATAGAAACACGAACATAACATTAACACTTAAAATTGAAAACATGAGAAAAACATTTGCATTGGGATTATTGGGCATCTCTCTTCTTGCCGGGAACGCCCAGACATTCAAAGAGTGGCAAGACCCGGAAATAAACGCCATCAACCGTGCGCCGATGCATACCGACTATTTCGCATACGAGTCGGCAGAAGCTATCGGAAATGGGAAAATGCAATCGCAGAACTATATGAGCCTGGATGGCACCTGGAAATTCTTTTGGGTGGCAAATGCCGACCAGCGCCCTACTGATTTCTGGAAAACCGGATACAACGACAAGGGATGGGATGACATACAAGTACCCGGCGTATGGGAACTGAACGGATACGGAGACCCCATCTATGTAAACACCGGCTTTGCCTGGCGGAACCAATACGAAAGCAATCCTCCCTACGTACCCACCGAAAAGAACCATGTAGGCTCTTACCGCCGGGAAATCACCGTTCCGGCTTCGTGGAGAGGGAAAGACATTATCGCACACTTCGGTGCCGTCAGCTCAAACATGTACCTTTGGGTGAACGGGAAATTCGTAGGATATAGCGAGGACAGCAAGCTGGAAGCCGAGTTCGACCTGACCTCTTACCTGAAACCGGGGCAGAAAAACGTAATCGCGTTCCAGGTATTCCGCTGGTGCGACGGGTCGTACCTGGAAGACCAGGACTTCTTCCGCTACACCGGAGTGGCACGCCACTGCTATCTGTATGCGCGCAACAAGAAACGCATCGAAGACATCCGCGTCACCCCCGATCTGGATGCCGAATACAAAAACGGTACACTTGCCGTTGATGTACAGCTGAAAGGAAGTGGCAACGTGCTGCTGACCCTGAAAGACGCCGAAGGAAAGGAAGTGGCTTCGGCTTCGACCAAAGGGGAAACGGTAACGATGAGCGTTGAAAACCCACACAAGTGGACCGCCGAGACTCCTTACCTTTATACGCTCTATGCACAGATGGAAGGTGCTTCGGGTGCTGAAGTGATTCCGGTAAACGTAGGTTTCCGCAAAATCGAACTGAAGAACGCACAGATACTGGTCAATGGCCAGCCGGTATTGTTTAAAGGTGCCAACCGTCACGAAATGGATCCCGATGGCGGTTACTATGTATCGCGCGAACGTATGCTTCAAGACGTATTGCGCATGAAAGAGCTTAACATCAATGCCGTACGTACCTGCCACTATCCCGATGATGCATATTGGTATGAATTGTGCGACCGCTACGGACTCTATATGGTAGCCGAAGCCAACATCGAATCGCATGGTATGGGATACGGTGACAAGACATTGGCAAAAAACGCTTCGTATGCCAAAGCGCACATGGAACGCAACCAGCGCAACGTGCAACGCTCGTTCAACCATCCCAGCATCATCTTCTGGTCGCTCGGGAACGAAGCCGGATACGGACCCAACTTCGAAGCTGCCTACGACTGGGTGAAGGCAGAAGACCCCAGCCGTGCCGTGCAGTACGAACAAGCCCGCCAAGACGGAAAGACCGACATCTTCTGCCCGATGTATTACGACTACAAGGGATGTATCGCCTATTGCGAAGACAACAGCAAGCAGAAACCGCTCATCCAGTGCGAATATGCACACGCCATGGGCAACTCGGAAGGTGGATTCAAGGAATACTGGGACCTGGTACGCAAATATCCCAAATACCAGGGCGGATTTATCTGGGACTTTGTAGACCAGTCGTGCCGCTGGACCGGAAAGAACGGACGGACTATCTATGCCTACGGAGGTGACTTCAACCGCTTTGATGCCAGCGACATCAACTTCTGCGACAATGGTCTGATAAGCCCCGACCGTGTGCCCAACCCGCATGCCTACGAAGTGCGCTACTTCTATCAGGACATTTGGACCACCCTTGCCGATGCACAAAAAGGCATTGTAAAGGTGTATAACGAATACTTCTTCCGCGACCTTTCGGCATACCGCATGGAATGGGAATTGCTTCACGACGGACGTATTGTACGCACAGGCTCAGTAGAAAGCCTCAGCATAGCTCCTCACCAGACTAAAGACGTGACACTGGATTATGGCACCATCGGTACCGAAGGCGAATGGTTGCTGAACGTGAAATACGTATTGAAAAACGCCGAAGGCATGTTGCCCGCCGGTCATACCGTAGCCTACGACCAGCTGACTCTGAAAGCCTACGAAGCACCGGCACTGGAGTTTGCCAATGTAAAAGAAAGCAACCAGGACATCATCGTGCCGGAAATCGATGCTACCAACAGCAATTACCTGGTAGTGAAAGGCGAAAACTTCGATATCGAATTCAACAAATACACCGGCTACCTCACCGTCTATGAAGTAGAAGGCGTAAGCTATCTCGAACCGGGCACCGCACTGGCACCCAACTTCTGGCGTGCACCGACCGACAACGATTTCGGAGCCGGACTGCAACAGAAATATGTGGCATGGAAGGACCCCGGCATCCGCCTCACCTCGCTGAAGAGTGAAATGGAAAACGACATGGTGAAGGTCAGTGCCGACTATGAACTGAAAGCCGTTTCGGCGACTCTCTCGCTCACTTACCTCATCAATAACAAGGGTGCGGTAAAAGTGGTACAGGCAATGAAAGCCGACCCGAACGCGAAGGTATCAGACATGTTCCGCTTCGGCATGAACCTGATGATGCCCCGCCAGTTCGAAACCATTTCGTTCTATGGCCGCGGCCCGTGGGAGAACTATTCCGACCGCAACCACTCTACGCCGCTGGGTGTATACCGCCAGCAGGTAGACGACCAGTATTATCCGTACATCCGTCCGCAGGAAAGCGGAAACAAGACCGATCTCCGCTGGTGGCAGGTCATCAACAAAGCGGGCAACGGACTGATGTTCGTATCCGAAGCTCCCTTCTCGGCATCGGCTCTGCCCTACCGCATCGAAGACCTTGATGAAGGCTGGGTGAAAATCCAACGCCACTCAGGCGAACTGGACAAAGCCGGCATGACCAGCCTGTGTATCGACAAGGCGCAGATGGGTTTGGGATGTGTCAACAGCTGGGGTGCCCTCCCGCTGGAGAAAAACCGCCTGCCCTACGGCGATTATGAATTTACCTTCATCATGTCACCCTGCTGGCATCAGGTGAAGTAAGCATTTTCTGAACGGTTTGTTCATAAACACACAAAACCGATTATAACTCATCTAAACAAAAGGGGGTTATAATCGGTTTTTTGTTTGCTTATCTCACACACGTCTTAAAAGCAAAAGACCTTTTTTCTACTAAATAGTTCATTGATAGCTAAAATTCTCTTATTCTAATTCATAAAAAATATTAATGCTAATTTATTGAAGAGAAGACGGAATTTTGTTTATCCTTTTATTTATCAGCAACAAACATAAGAACAGATGATTCAAGTAAGACCCAGAAGTGTGAATATATGTTTAATTTGACTCGCTGATTAAATTCCTTTTTCGTATTATCAATTTATAAAAGAAATTTTCAAGTATGAATACTTTCAACGACATTCAACTCAAGCAACAAATTTGGGCAAAACAGAAAGGGCTTACCAGAGAAACTCAATTTGCCGGAACAGAACACGAAACTTATCTTTTGGCAAACCCTCATCAAAATCTCTTTATGCCTTTATCTGAAACGAACGCAAATCTTTTCGGACAAAAAGAGCTAAAGGAAATGAAAGAACTTTGTTCAACGTCCGCTATCTGTCTCAATTTGTTCCAATATTGGCAAGGAAAAGATATTTATCTATTACTGAATGCTCTTCGTCTTCCCTCGAAAAAGAGTTCAAATTATTCTATGGAGGATGAAAACCCATCAACTTGTCCTATCAAATTGAAAGAGAAATTTCAATTTGATGAAAGAAAGCGGATTTACCCGCATCCCGTCACGGTGGATGTATTCATACATGCCGGATTTGATTTCATTATCGAAACTCAATTTGCCGCACCATATAAATCTCCCCATTCAAATTTGGCAAAATGGTATATCGACCAGCCATCTTTTTGGAAAGAGCTTCCTCATTTGTTCGAATTGGCAAAAGAAATATCTTCATCTAATCAACGGTTCTATTATCTGGACGTGGCACGGCTGATAACAGAAATCATTGCATTGAAGAAGACTTATGAAGAATCAGACCGTTATTCAAATGAGACGATTCGTCGCAGATTTTGCCTGATATATCTTTGGTACGATGTTTTAGGTGAAGACGGAATCAAGCACAAAAATGAAATTGAAGAATTTGCTAAAATAGCCGAAAAAGATTTCATTAACTTCAGGCAAATCTCTATCCAGAAATTGATAACCAAGCTGGCTAAAGATTTCTACAAAGGCAATGAAGCATATTGTGACTACCTGATTGAAAGATATTTATAGTAAAAAAATAACATAAAAATGGAAAACTACTTTTTAATCATTGTAACATGCCTAATCATTATTTCAAGTTGTACATTAAGCAGAATCCAATCAATAGCAGAAATAGATTTCTTTCTTGCCATTTCATCTGTTCCGTAGCGAAAATGTTTTTTTTGCCAAACTTTACTATCTTTGTTTTGGTGGTAGATACATCCTATGTAGGAACTAACAATTATATTGCCTTTGTATCAAAAATGTAACCGGAAAGTCTGAGAACAGAAATGAAGAGACATTTATATTAATATGTTTAACCTTTATAAATGATTGGATTATGGAACATAAAGAACACATTGAAGCGATTATTAAGCGTACTTTTAAAATCATCAAAGAAGTGTATGATTATCAACAAGAAAAGTTTGAGGGACCAAAAATTTCTTCTGATAAGTTGAGTCGTATAATATTCCCCCAAAAGCGTCAAGAAGATAATGATAACAAACAATCACAAGGGTCAGTGAACAAGAGTTAAAATTAATCTTTATAGAGCAGCTAAATTTAGAAATTAGCAAAATTAGCAAAGGAAATTGGAATGTATATTATTCTGTTGAAACCCCAACTGAGGATATATATCGTTTCTCTGATGTTGAAGAACCTTTATATGGAAAAGAGATAGAAGAAATAAATAGAGAAAGGGAACGTAATGGAATGCCATTACTAGCAGGACAATCTGCAAATTTCGATTTTGTCATTCATGATAACAACTTTAGACGTATTGCTTTGATTGAATTCAAAGCTAATAATGCAGATGAGTATGATCATGCAAAGGATTTTAAGAAATTAAATAATCAAGAAGAAGGAGATGATAGCGTATTAAGATACTTTATTGAGATTGTTAAAAATGCTAATGATAGAACATATTCAAGTCTCCATGGTAAGATAGAAGGGAATGAAGATATTTTCCGTTGCTGCTCTTTAAGCGATGGAAATATTACAGAAAAAGTTATTTCTGCTCCCATAAAAAAATAATATCTTTCTATGCATGCAGACTTTCCGCACATCTCTGCTATACTTTTACAACAAACTTTGTAAAGTATAGCAGGGAATGTACGAAAAGTGAAAACTACAATTCTACCACTTTATGAAAATAACTATCCACCGCGGTGCACACCAGATAGGAGGATGCATCACCGAAATCAAAAGCGGCAACGCCAAAATACTCATCGACTTGGGTGCCAATTTGCCCGATAGTGAGGAAAAAGAACTGGATGCGTCCGATGTAGCCCGACTTACGAATGATGCAGACGCCATATTTTATACCCATTATCATGGTGATCATGTGGGATTGTTCCCCCTTGTGCCCGAAAACATTCCTCAATACATTGGCAAGGGAGCGCAAGAAGTGATGTTGTGCAAATACCGTGCACTCAACAAGCATCAAGACCGTAGCAAGGAGCTTATCGCCATCGAGCGTTTCCACCTTTATACGCCCAATGTCCCCATTGACATCAAAGGACAGATTCGGGTTACTCCTTATTATGTTTCCCATTCGGCTTTCGATGCTTATATGTTCAAAATAGAAGCGGAAGGGAAAACCATTCTCCACACCGGAGACTTCCGCCGCCATGGCTATTTGGGAAAGGAGCTTTTCAAAGTATTGTGTACTTATATAAACAATGTAGATTTTCTCATAATCGAAGGAACCATGCTGGGAAGAAAAGAAGAAAAGGTGGTTCGGGAAAATGACATCAAGCTGAATACGGTTTCCTTGCTCAAGAAACATAAATATGTGTTTGCTCTTTGCTCGTCTACGGACATAGATCGTTTGGCTTCATTTCACCAGGCATGCAAAGAGACCCATAGAAATTTCTTGTGTGACCCATACCAGAAATCTGTTCTTGACATTTTTTCCCGATACATGAGACATGGGCTTTTCCATTTCGATAATGCATTCGTGATGTACAGGCAGCAGGTTGCGAATCCGAAGGTGATGGCAAAATTACGTAATGAAGGTTTTCTGATGCCTGTACGTGTAAGTCAGATGGAATTTATCAAGAATTTGCTGGCAATATACAACGATGAGCCTGCTTATCTTATTTATTCCCTATGGCAAGGATATTACAATGGTACGGAGAAACAAGTGAACCCGAAAATAGTGGAGCTTCGCAGCCTGTTCCCCGGCCATATCTTGGATGGGGTTTACGACGGATTTCATACCAGCGGACATGCCGATGTGGAGACACTGGAAGAAGCATGCCGCATCCTCCGTCCCCGTCTGGGCATTATCCCGATTCACAAAGAAGCCCTGTCCAGCTACAAGGCGTTGGACATAGCCAAAGAGTTTCCCGTTATCGAATCATCGGAACAGATTGAAGATGTAACCGTTTCCATTCTTTAAAGCGAAAGACTGATGTTTGGGTTTGAAATCAAAGGTCTTAAAGTTGTAGCCTTATCCGATACGCATGCACGGCATCGGACTCTATCCGTCCCTGCTTGTGACGTATTGGTTCATGCCGGGGATGCTTGCAATTTTGGGAATAAAGAACAGCTGAAAGACTTTTTCGACTGGTATCAAGCGCAACCTGCACGATACAAGATTTTTGTGGCAGGGAATCACGATACGCTTTTCGAAACGGCAAATCAAGAATTGGAAAATATGATACCGAAGTCAGTCATCTATTTGGAAAACAATCTGATTGAGATTGAAGGTGTGACATTTGCCTCTATCGCCGCAAGGCCGAAGCTGAAATGCTTTATCGAATACGAACCGATAGATGTGCTTGTTACGCATGGAGCACCGTTCGGCATACAGGATGAAGAAGGAAAAGGATGTAAGGATTTAGCAAAACAAATTCTATTAATTGAACCGCAATATGCCTTGTTCGGACATTGCCA
The Phocaeicola salanitronis DSM 18170 genome window above contains:
- a CDS encoding riboflavin synthase codes for the protein MFSGIVEECAKVVKIVKEQENLHLTLTCSFVNELKIDQSVSHNGVCLTVVHIENNTYTVTAMKETIERSNIGLLKEGDEVNVERSMLMNGRLDGHIVQGHVDQIAVCTAIDDADGSWYFTFKYDFQPEMAKRGYFTVDKGSVTVNGVSLTVCNPTQDSFQVAIIPYTFEHTNFHTLHIGSVVNLEFDIIGKYLSRMMQLVG
- a CDS encoding MBL fold metallo-hydrolase codes for the protein MKITIHRGAHQIGGCITEIKSGNAKILIDLGANLPDSEEKELDASDVARLTNDADAIFYTHYHGDHVGLFPLVPENIPQYIGKGAQEVMLCKYRALNKHQDRSKELIAIERFHLYTPNVPIDIKGQIRVTPYYVSHSAFDAYMFKIEAEGKTILHTGDFRRHGYLGKELFKVLCTYINNVDFLIIEGTMLGRKEEKVVRENDIKLNTVSLLKKHKYVFALCSSTDIDRLASFHQACKETHRNFLCDPYQKSVLDIFSRYMRHGLFHFDNAFVMYRQQVANPKVMAKLRNEGFLMPVRVSQMEFIKNLLAIYNDEPAYLIYSLWQGYYNGTEKQVNPKIVELRSLFPGHILDGVYDGFHTSGHADVETLEEACRILRPRLGIIPIHKEALSSYKALDIAKEFPVIESSEQIEDVTVSIL
- a CDS encoding glycoside hydrolase family 2 TIM barrel-domain containing protein codes for the protein MRKTFALGLLGISLLAGNAQTFKEWQDPEINAINRAPMHTDYFAYESAEAIGNGKMQSQNYMSLDGTWKFFWVANADQRPTDFWKTGYNDKGWDDIQVPGVWELNGYGDPIYVNTGFAWRNQYESNPPYVPTEKNHVGSYRREITVPASWRGKDIIAHFGAVSSNMYLWVNGKFVGYSEDSKLEAEFDLTSYLKPGQKNVIAFQVFRWCDGSYLEDQDFFRYTGVARHCYLYARNKKRIEDIRVTPDLDAEYKNGTLAVDVQLKGSGNVLLTLKDAEGKEVASASTKGETVTMSVENPHKWTAETPYLYTLYAQMEGASGAEVIPVNVGFRKIELKNAQILVNGQPVLFKGANRHEMDPDGGYYVSRERMLQDVLRMKELNINAVRTCHYPDDAYWYELCDRYGLYMVAEANIESHGMGYGDKTLAKNASYAKAHMERNQRNVQRSFNHPSIIFWSLGNEAGYGPNFEAAYDWVKAEDPSRAVQYEQARQDGKTDIFCPMYYDYKGCIAYCEDNSKQKPLIQCEYAHAMGNSEGGFKEYWDLVRKYPKYQGGFIWDFVDQSCRWTGKNGRTIYAYGGDFNRFDASDINFCDNGLISPDRVPNPHAYEVRYFYQDIWTTLADAQKGIVKVYNEYFFRDLSAYRMEWELLHDGRIVRTGSVESLSIAPHQTKDVTLDYGTIGTEGEWLLNVKYVLKNAEGMLPAGHTVAYDQLTLKAYEAPALEFANVKESNQDIIVPEIDATNSNYLVVKGENFDIEFNKYTGYLTVYEVEGVSYLEPGTALAPNFWRAPTDNDFGAGLQQKYVAWKDPGIRLTSLKSEMENDMVKVSADYELKAVSATLSLTYLINNKGAVKVVQAMKADPNAKVSDMFRFGMNLMMPRQFETISFYGRGPWENYSDRNHSTPLGVYRQQVDDQYYPYIRPQESGNKTDLRWWQVINKAGNGLMFVSEAPFSASALPYRIEDLDEGWVKIQRHSGELDKAGMTSLCIDKAQMGLGCVNSWGALPLEKNRLPYGDYEFTFIMSPCWHQVK
- a CDS encoding metallophosphatase domain-containing protein; this translates as MFGFEIKGLKVVALSDTHARHRTLSVPACDVLVHAGDACNFGNKEQLKDFFDWYQAQPARYKIFVAGNHDTLFETANQELENMIPKSVIYLENNLIEIEGVTFASIAARPKLKCFIEYEPIDVLVTHGAPFGIQDEEGKGCKDLAKQILLIEPQYALFGHCHKGNKSPLRIGKTIYVNVTL